CTCAAACAAAGTTTAATAGAATGTTGGTTTCTAAACCTTACAACTATTCTCAACGTGTTTCTGAAAAGTATACCCCTTCTCAAATCGAAAGGGTTGCTAAATGTGCTTTTGGCCATGATTTCAGCATTCGTCACATCACTGAAGTATATCTACCTGTGTATGCCATCCAGGTGGAAAATCCCGATGGTTCGCTTACCATCACCCATTGGAATGCTGTAACCGGCCAGATGATAAACCCTAAGTACTTTAAAAATGGCCAAGAAAAAATTAAACCAGCCGGGTAACAGCAGCAGGCGCACTCTTTGAAAATATACCTGGCCTGTTGGATCGTTAAGAAACAATCTAAACAACGCGAAATATTTTTATAGTTTTTGCCTGATCAATAAGATATTTAGGTTTATTACAGCCCCTTCATGAGAGAGGATCGCATTTGCTTATCACCTCAAATTCTATCCTCTCTTTTTAAGCAGCCTTTCAATAAAAATAGATTGAATGGTTAGCTGCTAATCTAGACTTTCTACCCGCCCCGGAAATTTAGAAGCCTAGCGAGACTGGCAATTCTCAATTCTTGCTAATGTTTTTACTCGCCTTGCCTCACCTTATCACATTAAGCAAAGCCTAAATTTTTTATTTCTATTTCTCTATGATCAGCTATGATGTTGGATAGTTGAGAGAGCCGATTATACTTTTTAAAGAAACTATGTCTAAATAACCAAAAAAGAAATTAACCTTTTTCCAGGCTAACTCTACCAGTAAAAACAAGCTTTTTATCAATAATATGATTACATAAAAAGTTGCTCGAAAGTGTATTACATTTTCATTGGTAACTCTTTTTCTTAAGAAGATTTAATTAGCTTTTTTCTCCCTATAGCTAGAGGGTTTTCTTAATCTTTTTCTTAAGCCTTTGTGCTTGGATACGTAGCTCTTTTAATCTTGACAGCCTTAAGATCTGTTAACACTTTTGTTTGCAGCTTCATCTAACGGGAGATTTTTTTAAGTTTTTTTTAAATCGACTATAAGGCTTAAGATCTAGCACTGGGTTTAACTCCCATATCTTCCCAAAAATCGTCCATGGATTTGTAAACCATTCCGCCACCCTCATCAAGTTCTTTCATAGCTGCAAGGGTCTCCTTGTTGGGCGTACGAGGAAAATCCTTTCTAAGATAAGAAAGCACTAATTCACTAAGATTCAAATGAGCCTTAGCGGCTAAAATTTTGATGTACGCCCTTTCATCAGGGGTACACTCTATAGTCATTTTGACTTTATCATGATTGGTATGAGAATGAGCACCCATATACACCTCCTGGGTTACCCCCTTATTTTGCCCTTTCCTCAGCCTTCTTGTAAACGCAATACACTCAGGAAATCCTAACAAATAAAGACCCCTCATAAAGGCGAATGAGATCCATAGATGGCCACCTTACCTCTTACTGAACACAGGTATGTTCCCCATTTTTCGCTCTACTTTCCCCTTTTCATCTCCCTCTATTTGGTTACTTTGCCGGAGAAAAGGCTAGTTTGTTAATGGACTCAGTGTAGATGAGCTACTTTACCTTCCTTAGCAAAATTATAATTTGGAATTCTAAAAGCCCATCGAGTAAAATATTTTTTTAAATCTAAATAATGAGATTAAGAGATAGGCAAATAGATATGCAAAACGCTGACTATTCAAGATGGATAGCTTAGTAGATATGAGAAGATAGGGTGAGTTGGCTTTATGGATCAGGCAGCAGGCCACAAGGCAAAGAATAAGCATTTAACATATAGACGAGCTGTTAAATGCACAATTTTAAATGAATTGAACTTTGTAAGCCGCGCTCTTTACCTATATTCTGAATATTTTAAAGACAACCCGCTAGATCATTTATTAGGCAGGCACCTGCTCCCTGGCCAGATTGGCAAGAATGTTTTTAATTAGAACACTTGATAAGATATTTGGAATAGGAGTGATTAAGCTTTTTACTAGGATAACTTTGCAAACGATTAAAGTGCTTGGCATCCAAATAAAAACCTACATTTAGGGGCGACAAGTTTTCATCCAGAGGAAAGCAAGGAGAGTTATTTAGCATAAGAGAGAATCATGCATTCGTCTAGCCTAAGATTAACAGTCGCCATCTTAAGAATAGATTTCAAGCAAGCTGCCTTGCAGGTTATCAGCTTCAAAAAAGAAAATATCTCTTTATACATACATGCTGCCAATGGCATTAACAGCGATAAAACAGCTTCTACTATTAGCAAACACCCCTACTAAGAAGCTTTAGCCAGGCAAAAGAGAATTGCTATACAGTAATAGACAATACTCTTTGTATACGCCGGACATCTTACAGACGCCTTAAAAAAAGCACAGAGCTTATTTGCCATGCCTATGCCCATGCAGATTACTATCATATTAATAAAACAAAATATTTATAGATTATTTTAATTGCTAAAAGATCTTAATAATCGATAGTCCCTAACACCCTACCCTGCCTTGCAGGTGTAGTTTAAAGCATTTATTAACTAAACTTCAGAGATGGCTATCTTAGGTGACTCAAAGCGGCGCCTTGCTCCTCGAAAAACACCTTTGGCTTGATGATTTAAGGTCGCATCCAGTTCAAGCATAATTTTCACGCCTTTATCTACATGATCGATCGTATAATCTTGATAAACTTTTTCGGAGCTTTGTTTAGTTTTCACTCCATCTTTACCTAAAGGCAGATCGGAAATAAGCAGAAGCGCCCCAAGGGGAAGCTTATGGTAATAGCTAGCCATAAAAAGGGTGGCACATTCCATTTCTATCGCTTGTGGACGTGTTTTTTCTAAACGGCTTTTAAAGTTTTCGTTAAACTCCCAAAAACGCTTGTTCGTAGTATGGGTAATGCCAATGTGATAAGTGGAATTTTGTTGATCAAGAACATTACTTACACATTTTTGTACAAGAAAATTAGCCATCGAAGGCACCTCTTGCGGAAAATAAAAATCCGAGGTGCCTTCTCCTCTTATACCTGCCACCGGCACGAAGTAATCTCCAATCTTATGATGCTTTCTCAAGCCTCCACACATACCTAGTAGCAAAGCGGCACGAATAGGCAAAAAAGCACAAAGATCGATGATAAGAGCTGCTGCTGCAGACCCTATTTTGAAATCCAAGATACTTACTTTTTCCTCTGGGGAGTGAGCTACAGAAAACATAGATCCCTCTAGGATAGGTAGATTCCGATCATTGGCAAATTGCCTAACATAGCGAGGGAAATTAGTAAGCAGCAGATAAGGTTGAAAATCTTGCACGGTCGAGCCTGAATAACGCTCTAAAGTATCTGTAGCAATCTTTTCTTCCAAGGGATTTACATTGAAGTTATAAGTGCAATCTTCTTCCATTAAATTTACCTTATTTATTAGTGTCATTTCTCAACTTCTACCGCCTAGAAGTTGCGCATAAAAGGCCAAGGAGCAATTTTTCAGCTACTTAAAAAAAAGAATAGCAACCATTTAAAAGAGGCTTAAAAAAAAACAATCTAGTCCAGGTCCCATCCTTTTCTCAAGCCTTCTTTCTCTATATTTCTTAGAGAAAGGAAGGAATAGGGCCTTGGGCAAATTATTTACCGGCCTTTTTCTTTTTTAAAATCTTTTTGGTTTCTCATCCTCTTCTTCGATAAAAAATGCATTTATCATGGTTGGAAAAAAAGTGCTACCTTTTTATACAAAAAGAATATTAATCTTCTCTTAAATTTTTAATCCACAACCTATGAGGGAAACTCATTATCTTGCGAATATAAGAGGGAAATATCTCCCTATTTTTCTAAGTAGGTTTTGACAAAAGCTCCTTTTCTACATATTTCTTGCTACTGTATATCGCACACCCTGTTCCGCAAAGGCAAAAAAACCCTCCTACTATCAAGGGTAAATAGGAATTAGCAATAAATCCTAGATAACCCCCTAAAAAAGGTCCTACACATCCTCTAAGACCCACCAGCACTACATTGATGCCTGTAAAGGCTGCACTGTTTTCTTTCCGAGCAAACTTAGGCCCTGATAGATTCCAACACATCTCGCTGCCTGCCTGCATAGTTCCATAGACAAAATAAGCCACGTACACCCATATCCAATGTAAGCTAGCTGTTATCAAGAATATAGGGAATAAAGTAGCTAAAAAACAAATCAAAAAAGTTAAAATATAAATGTTTATCTTATTAAAAAATGACGCCCATATACGGGTAGTCAACGCAAAGCCTATCCCTTTGCAAACAGAGATAGCAATGACTAATTCAGTGTAGGAAAGGTGTAGCACTTCTAACGTAAAAACAGGTAACGCTGGCTGCATAATCATAAGCCCTAGCCCTCCACACATAAAGATCAGTTGAAAGTGGGCAAAATCTGGGCGTGCTCTCATTAGCTTTATAAAATTTCTCCATGGCTGCACCAGGGTATCTTTTAAATTCTGTTTATCATTTAGATGAGGAGGCTCCTCTTTAGGCAGGGGGATAGTAACCAATAAAAAATTGCTCAATAAACTTATCGCTGCTGCTATAAAAAATCCCCAGCGCCAAATGCCAGGACTATTATCCATCCATCGTGAGATAAATAAAGGAAAAAAAAGGCTGGTTAAATAATTAATTGAAGAGCCCACGGAAAAGATTTTACTTCTTGCTTCGGTATGAATTTTAATTTTTAGGATTTCCATCCATGCAGGTATAATGGCTCGGCTGGCCATCATATAAACAGCGAAAGCGAAGATATAAAACCAATTATTATCGATAAAGGGGAAGAAAAAACAGGGCAGAAGCCCTATCATACTCGCACATCCTATACTCTTCTTCAATAAGTCATGCCTTTTTTCTACGAAAGAGTTCCAATAGAATGAAGCAATAGCTACTACAGGCTTAGAACTAATGAGCAAGGTGATCTGTAAAGGCGAGGCATGCAAATCTTTATAAAAGATAAAGACTAGCAAAGTATACATCGCCCACAAGGGGGCGTTTAAGAGGTGGCTCCCTATAAAGACATAACGTGTGTTTTGGCAAACTTTCATAGCAAAAAATTGTATAAATTATTTTCTGAAAATACAATAAAAAACAGGGAAGGCTTTTAATAATTTAAGCCTCTAGCAGCACAATCCTTTATTAAATTTTTTAATTAAAAAAAAAGCTGTAGCTTCTCTAACATCTACCAAGCTAATTTATCGTAACTTCCTCCTTTAAGATGTTTGGGTTATATTACCTAAATATGTTACACTACTATTCATTTTAAACTAAACAATTACTGGAAAGATGTGAGCCCCTTAGAAAATAAAGTAGACCTGCAAGCTGAGATTTTTAAACGCCGGACATTTGCCATTATCAGCCATCCTGATGCTGGCAAAACTACCCTGACAGAAAAGCTATTGCTTTATTCCGGTATGCTTCACACCGCAGGAATTGTACGAGGGCGTAAAGGACGCAAAGCTGCCGCTTCCGATTGGATGGCTATGGAACAAGAACGAGGGATTTCTATTACCTCCTCGGCCATGCAGTTTCCTTACAAAGAGACATTGATTAATATTTTAGATACTCCTGGTCACGAAGATTTTTCTGAAGACACTTATAGAACTCTCACAGCTGCTGACTGTGCTATCATGGTCATTGATGCTGCTAAAGGGGTTGAAAAACAAACGCGTAAGCTTTTCGAAGTGTGCCGACTTCGCAAAATTCCAGTTTTGACCTTTATTAATAAAATGGACATGCCTGGACGCGATCCCCTCGACCTTATGAATGAAGTAGAGAATGTGCTAGGTATTCAATCTACAGCTTTTAATTGGCCGATTGGCTGCGGAGCTTCTTTTAAGGGCGTATACGATCGATTGGAAAAGCAGGTGCTTCTTTTTGCAAAAACCTCGGTAGGTGGCGCACAAAAAGCTGAAATTGCTCGTTATCCTCTTAACAGCCCTGAAATTATTCTGCTCATGGGAGAAGAAGCCCACCATAGTTTAATGCAAGAGCTAGAATTATTAGAAATGGCTGGTAACCCTTTTGATTATAAGCATTTCTTAGCAGGTAACGTGACTCCCGTATTTTTTGCATCGGCTTTAACCAATTTTGGTGTTGAACCTTTCTTTGATGCCTTTATCCATCTTGCCCCGCCTCCCCAGCCTCGCCTAGTTAACTTAAACAATGGAGAAGAAAAAACGCTCGACCCTGTGGAAGCACCGTTCAGTGCCTATGTTTTTAAAATACAAGCTAACATGGATAAAAAACATCGTGATAGCATGGCTTTTTTAAGGATTTGCTCGGGTAAATTTGAACGCGACATGCTTGTTAAGCATCATCGTACGGCTAAAGAAGTGCGCCTTTCGCGCCCTCATGGCATGCTAGCTGGAGAACGTACCATTGTGGATACGGGCTATGCTGGCGATGTAATCGGTGTAATTAACCCAGGTGTATTTTCCGTAGGCGATACCATTTCGACTAGAGGAGGTTTCAACTTCAAACCCATTCCGCATTTTCAACCCGAAATTTTTGCGCATGTTTCTCCCAAAGATGTGGGCAAGCGTAAATCCTTTGATAAAGGTGTTTACCAATTAACAGAAGAAGGAGCCATACAGCTGCTTAAACCTTACGAATATGGCGCTGAGCTAATCTTTGCTGCTGTGGGGCAGCTCCAGTTCGAAGTGATGCAATACCGCTTAAAGGATGAATATGGTGTCGACACAGCGGTCTCTTCCTTACCCTACAAATGCAGTGCTTGGCTACTGGGTGACATTAAAACTTTTCAAAAACCTAGTAACAGCTTAATCGTCCAAGACCGTTACAATCGGCCGATTGCTTTATTTACTGAGCCATGGGAAAAGCAGTATGCTGTTAAACAAAATCTTGAGCATCAGCTGGTAGATATCCTTTGATAAAAAGCTTTTTTTAAAGTTTTCATTAACTTTTTTGCTAAAACACCTAACTTTTATCGGTGTTAAAAGCGTAACAGGCATAACTTTGCTTAACCCTGTCTTCTCAACCTTCAAAAGCTAAGCTTTATTACAATAAACTTTAAATGAACTAACTTATGGATTGTTTCTTAAAAAATTAAAGACCTATCTAAAAGCTTTAATTTTCCTCGGCTGCTCTTTCTATTGTTTGAAGAATCTGCTTAGGGAGACCAGAAATCTTTTGAGGCTTAACCCTAGCGGCTAGTCGAGGTTTGTATTGATGGGAATAATTTTCAGGATCAGACTCATTTTGCTGATTGCCTAAAAGTAGTTTATTATAGGTATTTTGCTTTTCCATCTGCTCGGAAAGAGCTAAAATTTGATCCCGCAGAGTTAACAGCTCAATGTTATCAGCGCCTGCCAAGCGAGCCAAATTTTTTAGCCTCTCTTGATCGCTTTCAAAATCAGCATGCTCGGGATGAAGGTCTTTTAACTTATTGATTTCCTGCACCATTGCACCTCTGAAAGCTTGCATAGAATTTAGAAGGGGCTCTCTACTATTCATGATCACTTGAAAAGCTGGAGCATTTTGCGCCATAATAGCATACTGCTCTTCTTCCATATTGGCTAGCAACTCACGCAAAACATTTACGAGAGCGCTCATGGCCATTTTTAATGCT
This sequence is a window from Neochlamydia sp. AcF84. Protein-coding genes within it:
- a CDS encoding AMP nucleosidase, which translates into the protein MEEDCTYNFNVNPLEEKIATDTLERYSGSTVQDFQPYLLLTNFPRYVRQFANDRNLPILEGSMFSVAHSPEEKVSILDFKIGSAAAALIIDLCAFLPIRAALLLGMCGGLRKHHKIGDYFVPVAGIRGEGTSDFYFPQEVPSMANFLVQKCVSNVLDQQNSTYHIGITHTTNKRFWEFNENFKSRLEKTRPQAIEMECATLFMASYYHKLPLGALLLISDLPLGKDGVKTKQSSEKVYQDYTIDHVDKGVKIMLELDATLNHQAKGVFRGARRRFESPKIAISEV
- a CDS encoding MFS transporter translates to MKVCQNTRYVFIGSHLLNAPLWAMYTLLVFIFYKDLHASPLQITLLISSKPVVAIASFYWNSFVEKRHDLLKKSIGCASMIGLLPCFFFPFIDNNWFYIFAFAVYMMASRAIIPAWMEILKIKIHTEARSKIFSVGSSINYLTSLFFPLFISRWMDNSPGIWRWGFFIAAAISLLSNFLLVTIPLPKEEPPHLNDKQNLKDTLVQPWRNFIKLMRARPDFAHFQLIFMCGGLGLMIMQPALPVFTLEVLHLSYTELVIAISVCKGIGFALTTRIWASFFNKINIYILTFLICFLATLFPIFLITASLHWIWVYVAYFVYGTMQAGSEMCWNLSGPKFARKENSAAFTGINVVLVGLRGCVGPFLGGYLGFIANSYLPLIVGGFFCLCGTGCAIYSSKKYVEKELLSKPT
- a CDS encoding peptide chain release factor 3, whose product is MSPLENKVDLQAEIFKRRTFAIISHPDAGKTTLTEKLLLYSGMLHTAGIVRGRKGRKAAASDWMAMEQERGISITSSAMQFPYKETLINILDTPGHEDFSEDTYRTLTAADCAIMVIDAAKGVEKQTRKLFEVCRLRKIPVLTFINKMDMPGRDPLDLMNEVENVLGIQSTAFNWPIGCGASFKGVYDRLEKQVLLFAKTSVGGAQKAEIARYPLNSPEIILLMGEEAHHSLMQELELLEMAGNPFDYKHFLAGNVTPVFFASALTNFGVEPFFDAFIHLAPPPQPRLVNLNNGEEKTLDPVEAPFSAYVFKIQANMDKKHRDSMAFLRICSGKFERDMLVKHHRTAKEVRLSRPHGMLAGERTIVDTGYAGDVIGVINPGVFSVGDTISTRGGFNFKPIPHFQPEIFAHVSPKDVGKRKSFDKGVYQLTEEGAIQLLKPYEYGAELIFAAVGQLQFEVMQYRLKDEYGVDTAVSSLPYKCSAWLLGDIKTFQKPSNSLIVQDRYNRPIALFTEPWEKQYAVKQNLEHQLVDIL
- the flgN gene encoding flagellar export chaperone FlgN, which encodes MIDEALKMAMSALVNVLRELLANMEEEQYAIMAQNAPAFQVIMNSREPLLNSMQAFRGAMVQEINKLKDLHPEHADFESDQERLKNLARLAGADNIELLTLRDQILALSEQMEKQNTYNKLLLGNQQNESDPENYSHQYKPRLAARVKPQKISGLPKQILQTIERAAEEN